In Oenanthe melanoleuca isolate GR-GAL-2019-014 chromosome 10, OMel1.0, whole genome shotgun sequence, a single window of DNA contains:
- the AQP9 gene encoding aquaporin-9 isoform X1 yields the protein MSRKSKRSLKEKFSLKNSLVKEALSEFLGTFILIALGCGCVGQAVLSRGAHGGPMTVSVGFAMAVTIAVYVSGGVSGGHINPAVSLAMCVTGRLKWTKLPIYILAQLLGAFVGAAAVFGIYYNAFMEYSDGKLEVTGPNATAQIFATYPAPYLSLINGFADQVMSTAVLLLAIFAIFDTKNNSVPKGLEPIAVGLLIIVLTCSLGMNSGCAMNPARDLGPRLFTAIAGWGMEVFTAGNNWWWIPIVAPLLGGVLGAMIYIIFIEIHHSDPQSGEENEVHTKYELTNMA from the exons ATGAGCCGGAAAAGCAAAAGGAGTTTAAAGGAGAAATTTTCCTTGAAGAACAGCCTGGTTAAAGAAGCTCTCTCAGAGTTCCTGGGAACTTTTATACTGATA GCTcttggctgtggctgtgtggggcaggctgtgctcagccGGGGCGCGCACGGGGGGCCCATGACGGTGTCCGTGGGGTTTGCCATGGCAGTCACCATAGCAGTGTACGTGTCCGGGGGCGTTTCTG gtgGCCACATAAACCCAGCTGTTTCATTAGCCATGTGCGTGACTGGAAGATTAAAATGGACCAAATTACCAATTTACATATTAGCACAACTCCTGGGAGCATTCGTTGGAGCAGCGGCTGTCTTTGGGATTTATTACA ATGCATTTATGGAGTACAGTGATGGAAAACTTGAAGTCACAGGACCTAATGCAACAGCCCAAATCTTTGCAACATATCCAGCTCCCTATCTGTCCCTCATAAATGGATTTGCAGATCAG GTGATGTCAACAGCTGTTCTTCTTCTGGCTATATTTGCTATTTTTGACACCAAAAATAACAGCGTACCCAAGGGCCTGGAGCCAATTGCAGTAGGACTTCTTATAATTGTTCTTACTTGCTCCTTGGGAATGAACAGTGGCTGTGCCATGAACCCAGCCAGGGATCTTGGCCCAAGGCTCTTCACAGCCATTGCAGGATGGGGCATGGAAGTATTCAC GGCTGGTAATAATTGGTGGTGGATTCCTATAGTTGCACCTCTGCTGGGAGGTGTACTTGGAGCAATGAtctatataatttttattgaaattCATCACTCAGATCCTCAgtcaggagaagaaaatgaggtGCATACTAAATATGAATTGACCAATATGGCATAA
- the AQP9 gene encoding aquaporin-9 isoform X2 yields MTVSVGFAMAVTIAVYVSGGVSGGHINPAVSLAMCVTGRLKWTKLPIYILAQLLGAFVGAAAVFGIYYNAFMEYSDGKLEVTGPNATAQIFATYPAPYLSLINGFADQVMSTAVLLLAIFAIFDTKNNSVPKGLEPIAVGLLIIVLTCSLGMNSGCAMNPARDLGPRLFTAIAGWGMEVFTAGNNWWWIPIVAPLLGGVLGAMIYIIFIEIHHSDPQSGEENEVHTKYELTNMA; encoded by the exons ATGACGGTGTCCGTGGGGTTTGCCATGGCAGTCACCATAGCAGTGTACGTGTCCGGGGGCGTTTCTG gtgGCCACATAAACCCAGCTGTTTCATTAGCCATGTGCGTGACTGGAAGATTAAAATGGACCAAATTACCAATTTACATATTAGCACAACTCCTGGGAGCATTCGTTGGAGCAGCGGCTGTCTTTGGGATTTATTACA ATGCATTTATGGAGTACAGTGATGGAAAACTTGAAGTCACAGGACCTAATGCAACAGCCCAAATCTTTGCAACATATCCAGCTCCCTATCTGTCCCTCATAAATGGATTTGCAGATCAG GTGATGTCAACAGCTGTTCTTCTTCTGGCTATATTTGCTATTTTTGACACCAAAAATAACAGCGTACCCAAGGGCCTGGAGCCAATTGCAGTAGGACTTCTTATAATTGTTCTTACTTGCTCCTTGGGAATGAACAGTGGCTGTGCCATGAACCCAGCCAGGGATCTTGGCCCAAGGCTCTTCACAGCCATTGCAGGATGGGGCATGGAAGTATTCAC GGCTGGTAATAATTGGTGGTGGATTCCTATAGTTGCACCTCTGCTGGGAGGTGTACTTGGAGCAATGAtctatataatttttattgaaattCATCACTCAGATCCTCAgtcaggagaagaaaatgaggtGCATACTAAATATGAATTGACCAATATGGCATAA